Proteins encoded in a region of the Marmota flaviventris isolate mMarFla1 chromosome 3, mMarFla1.hap1, whole genome shotgun sequence genome:
- the Smim18 gene encoding small integral membrane protein 18 yields MASSHWNETTTSVYQYLGFQVQKIYPFHDNWNTACFVILLLFIFTVVSLVVLAFLYEVLDCCCCVKNKTVKDLKSEPNPLRSMMDNIRKRDTEVV; encoded by the coding sequence ATGGCTTCCAGTCACTGGAACGAAACCACCACCTCTGTTTATCAGTATCTTGGTTTTCAAGTTCAAAAAATTTACCCTTTCCATGATAATTGGAACACTGCCTGCTTTGtcattctgcttttatttatatttactgtaGTATCTTTAGTGGTGCTGGCTTTCCTTTATGAAGTGCTTGACTGCTGCTGCtgtgtaaaaaacaaaactgtgaaaGACTTGAAAAGTGAACCCAACCCTCTTAGAAGCATGATGGACAACATCAGAAAACGAGATACTGAAGTGGTCTAG